A region from the Triticum aestivum cultivar Chinese Spring chromosome 3D, IWGSC CS RefSeq v2.1, whole genome shotgun sequence genome encodes:
- the LOC123075554 gene encoding two-component response regulator ORR24-like, with translation MATMGGDRRQMMEDAAEDKFPEGLRILVVDDDRVCLKVLEALLRRCNYQPTPVRDAKTALRMLMAGKQQFDLVITDVRMPDMDGFKLLELIRLEMDLPVIMISVDCDKRVVMKGIDHGASDFMVKPVCTHELKNIWQHVQRWRNPKAISHISDHDNDVQRVQPATADKSKLSGHKRNAGDDSNKHNESTSISTTHRKPRVTWTIKLHNKFLEAINQIGLDRAVPEKVLELMNVDCLSRENIASHLQKYRLHLKRVNSNPSGDAHERWNSSYNMNNKGNFMHNHEHGRWGASSGDTASWSTNNYGATGHLAPPMNTQSNFYMGSYLHDGRMPRYVGKQPSDAIRFTGFGDPPVSLYNNIPNEIMLDEFPSLNYSNSYEDLMCGMLMEISKGKTPCSHQSSFANTTVGGGRSLAASQVNFPQINQLESYAMSCSQLPMQNEKAPFISNTTSAGGFTEQMAPFNMASNTSSVGMMLNGSSALDASRTSTKDTHVVNSERTTSMLHNLQTDDFFSLTQLLDGGDGGSILPMQEGTLDQQPLNDQLNEINAFSVDDIFSNMNLEDFTGDDAIVEEA, from the exons ATGGCCACGATGGGTGGGGACCGAAGGCAGATGATGGAGGATGCGGCGGAGGACAAGTTCCCGGAGGggttacgcatcctcgtcgtcgacgaCGACCGTGTCTGCCTCAAGGTACTAGAAGCCCTCTTGCGCCGTTGCAACTACCAAC CAACGCCGGTGAGGGATGCAAAGACGGCGCTGAGGATGCTCATGGCAGGGAAGCAGCAGTTCGACCTGGTCATCACCGACGTGCGCATGCCGGACATGGACGGCTTCAAGCTCCTCGAGCTCATCCGCCTCGAGATGGATCTGCCCGTCATCA TGATATCCGTCGATTGCGACAAGAGGGTTGTGATGAAGGGGATAGATCATGGCGCGTCTGACTTTATGGTGAAGCCAGTGTGTACCCATGAGCTCAAAAACATATGGCAACATGTTCAAAGGTGGAGAAATCCCAAAGCAATAAGCCACATCAGCGATCATGACAATGATGTCCAGAGAGTTCAACCAGCGACTGCTGACAAGAGTAAGTTATCGGGACATAAGAGAAATGCTGGAGATGATTCTAACAAGCACAATGAGAGCACATCTATATCCACCACCCACAGAAAGCCAAGGGTGACATGGACAATTAAGCTGCATAACAAGTTTCTAGAAGCTATCAACCAGATTGGCCTTGATA GGGCTGTTCCAGAAAAGGTATTGGAGCTAATGAATGTGGATTGCCTCAGTAGAGAGAATATCGCAAGTCATCTACAG AAGTATAGATTGCACTTAAAAAGAGTCAACTCAAATCCCTCTGGTGATGCACATGAAAGATGGAACTCATCGTACAACATGAACAACAAGGGCAATTTCATGCATAATCATGAACATGGAAGATGGGGTGCGTCCTCTGGCGACACTGCCTCTTGGAGTACAAACAACTATGGTGCAACGGGTCACTTGGCTCCGCCGATGAACACCCAAAGCAACTTCTACATGGGGTCATACCTCCATGATGGTAGAATGCCGAGGTATGTTGGGAAACAACCGTCGGATGCGATAAGATTCACAGGTTTTGGTGACCCTCCCGTCAGCCTATACAACAACATACCCAATGAGATAATGTTAGATGAATTTCCTTCATTAAATTATAGTAATTCCTATGAGGACCTAATGTGTGGTATGCTAATGGAGATAAGCAAAGGCAAAACCCCTTGCAGTCATCAAAGTTCATTTGCAAATACAACAGTTGGTGGTGGGAGGTCTCTTGCCGCATCACAGGTGAACTTCCCACAGATCAACCAACTAGAGAGCTATGCAATGTCATGTAGTCAGCTGCCTATGCAAAATGAAAAGGCACCATTCATAAGCAACACCACATCAGCGGGAGGCTTCACTGAGCAGATGGCACCATTTAACATGGCAAGCAACACAAGCTCAGTAGGAATGATGTTGAATGGTAGCTCTGCACTTGATGCAAGTAGAACTTCAACTAAAGATACTCATGTAGTCAACAGTGAAAGAACTACTTCGATGCTTCACAACCTTCAGACAGACGATTTCTTCTCGTTGACTCAGCTGCTTGATGGCGGGGATGGAGGTAGCATTCTTCCTATGCAAGAAGGCACACTTGATCAGCAACCTCTTAATGATCAACTGAATGAAATCAATGCCTTCTCAGTGGATGATATATTTTCCAACATGAACCTGGAA GATTTCACGGGAGATGACGCTATCGTGGAAGAAGCATGA